The Leishmania major strain Friedlin complete genome, chromosome 31 genome contains a region encoding:
- a CDS encoding putative vacuolar-type proton translocating pyrophosphatase 1 gives MAGRILIVLLAVALLAVAVAAKEPLNPIATPVNAHVANNNVNQNAGNIHVPPLARPLMSAETASVVIVLSAAVGFSFAMYWWYVLSFIKITPGKDQGLRNAYLTDEVMRNVYVIYTRISEGATAFLMSEYKYMAIFMSGFGTLIFFLLGIALSSPQEGNVPPQSPWMNASLSLFAFLVGAVTSVGAGWIGMRIAVYTNARTAVMATSGGDDGDQASGYRLGFQTALRGGITMGFGLTSMGLFALFATVKIVAAYFGSGVETIPELYECVAAFGLGGSAIACFGRVGGGIYTKAADVGADLVGKVENNIPEDDPRNPGVIADCIGDNVGDIAGMGSDLFGSFGEASCAALVVAAGSAELTASFTSMMYPLLITAVGVIVCIVVATMGATNSGVHRSHDIEPALKRQLLLSTIGATIVLIFLTEVALPPTFSVGGMESSRWGALICVLCGLWSGLIIGYTTEYYTSNAYRPVQEIAEACETGAATNIIYGLALGYLSVVPPILAMCTTIYVSYRMCGVYGFALAALGILSTMSVALTIDAYGPISDNAGGIAEMSHMGHEIREITDALDAAGNTTAAIGKGFAIGSAALVALALYGAYVSRVAIPVVNILDSCVMPGLLFGAMLPYWFSAMTMKSVGVAAMDMVNEIRRQFQDPEVAEGRKEPDYESCVAIATKAALNQMIPPAALVMMTPIVIGILFGKYTLAGLLPGAIVSGVQMAISASNTGGAWDNAKKYIEQGGLRDKNKGKGSPQHGAAVIGDTVGDPLKDTSGPALNILIKLMAIISVVFAPVFQSKMGGIVLNLIE, from the coding sequence ATGGCTGGGAGGATCTTGATTGTCCTTCTTGCCGTTGCTCTCCTCGCGGTCGCCGTTGCGGCCAAGGAACCACTGAATCCAATTGCGACGCCGGTAAATGCCCACGTAGCGAACAACAACGTGAACCAAAATGCAGGGAACATTCACGTGCCGCCGTTAGCGCGCCCGCTGATGTCGGCTGAGACGGCTTCCGTTGTGATTGTCCTGTCGGCGGCAGTGGGCTTCTCCTTTGCCATGTACTGGTGGTACGTCCTGTCGTTCATCAAGATTACCCCTGGGAAGGATCAGGGCCTGCGCAATGCCTATCTCACGGACGAGGTGATGCGCAACGTGTACGTGATTTACACTCGCATCTCCGAAGGCGCCACAGCGTTCTTGATGTCCGAGTACAAGTACATGGCCATATTCATGTCTGGCTTCGGCACACTGATCTTCTTCCTTCTCGGCATCGCGCTCTCTTCGCCTCAGGAGGGCAACGTGCCGCCGCAGTCCCCATGGATGAACGCTAGCCTTTCCCTGTTTGCTTTCCTGGTGGGCGCAGTCACATCGGTGGGGGCAGGCTGGATCGGCATGCGCATTGCCGTGTACACAAACGCACGCACGGCTGTGATGGCGACTTctggcggcgatgacggcgacCAGGCCAGCGGTTACAGGCTCGGCTTCCAGACGGCTCTCCGCGGCGGTATCACGATGGGCTTCGGCCTCACCTCGATGGGTCTCTTCGCGCTATTCGCCACCGTGAAGATTGTGGCAGCGTACTTTGGCAGCGGTGTCGAGACGATACCGGAGCTGTACGAATGCGTGGCGGCGTTTGGCCTTGGCGGGTCGGCCATCGCCTGCTTCGGTCGTGTGGGTGGCGGCATCTACACCAAGGCTGCCGATGTTGGTGCTGATCTTGTGGGCAAGGTGGAGAACAATATCCCTGAGGACGACCCGCGCAACCCTGGCGTGATTGCCGACTGCATCGGCGACAACGTGGGTGATATCGCTGGCATGGGCTCTGACCTCTTTGGCAGCTTCGGCGAGGCGTCATGTGCTGCGCTCGTAGTGGCGGCGGGCTCTGCTGAGCTGACGGCCTCCTTCACATCCATGATGTACCCGCTGCTCATCACGGCCGTCGGTGTGATCGTGTGCATTGTAGTGGCCACTATGGGCGCCACCAATAGCGGCGTGCACCGCTCTCACGACATCGAGCCGGCCCTGAAGCGTCAGCTGCTGTTGTCGACGATCGGCGCGACAATTGTGCTGATCTTCCTCACGGaagtggcgctgccgccgacctTCAGCGTGGGCGGCATGGAGAGTTCGCGCTGGGGCGCCCTCATCTGCGTCCTGTGCGGTCTCTGGTCTGGCCTTATTATCGGCTACACAACCGAGTACTACACCTCCAATGCCTACCGCCCAGTGCAGGAGATTGCGGAGGCATGCGAGACAGGTGCCGCCACGAACATCATCTACGGCCTCGCACTCGGTTACCTTTCTGTGGTGCCCCCAATCCTCGCGATGTGCACGACGATCTATGTGTCCTACCGCATGTGCGGCGTGTACGGCTTTGCCCTCGCCGCGCTCGGTATTCTCTCGACCATGTCTGTCGCCCTGACGATCGACGCGTACGGCCCTATTTCCGATAACGCCGGCGGTATTGCGGAGATGTCGCACATGGGCCACGAGATTCGCGAGATCACGGATGCGCTGGATGCGGCTGGCAACACAACCGCTGCCATCGGCAAGGGCTTTGCCATTGGCTCGGCTGCGCTTGTCGCGCTGGCACTCTACGGCGCCTACGTGTCACGTGTGGCGATCCCCGTGGTGAACATCCTCGACTCGTGCGTGATGCCTGGTCTGCTCTTCGGCGCCATGCTGCCGTACTGGTTCTCTGCAATGACGATGAAGTCTGTCGGCGTTGCGGCCATGGACATGGTGAACGAAATTCGCCGTCAGTTCCAGGACCCTGAGGTGGCTGAGGGCCGCAAGGAGCCAGACTACGAGAGCTGCGTGGCCATTGCCACTAAGGCTGCTCTGAATCAGATGATTCCGCCGGCGGCACTGGTGATGATGACCCCGATCGTGATTGGCATTCTTTTCGGGAAGTACACTCTGGCCGGTCTGCTGCCCGGCGCGATCGTGTCAGGCGTGCAGATGGCTATCTCGGCCTCCAACACCGGCGGTGCGTGGGACAACGCGAAGAAGTATATTGAGCAGGGTGGCCTGCGCGACAAAAACAAGGGCAAAGGCTCCccgcagcacggcgccgccgtcatcggTGACACCGTCGGCGACCCGCTCAAGGATACCTCGGGCCCGGCGCTCAACATTCTCATCAAGCTCATGGCCATCATTTCCGTTGTGTTTGCACCGGTGTTCCAGTCGAAGATGGGCGGTATTGTGCTGAACCTCATCGAGTAG